CCTCCTGTTGTGCGTTGTGTTCCTTTGCTGGTCTTAGTATACCGCTTTTTTCAAAAATCCGCAACTCTTTCTTATGAATCCTTACCACTGATTATTATAGTAGGCGTCAAACACCGCTTTCGCAATCGGAACTGCCGCCGCGCTTCCGGTGCCGCCGTCCTCCGCAATCACGCTCACCACAATGTCCGGATCTTCGACATTGGAGAAGCCGACAAACCAGGAATGTGTGGAATATTCCGCTTCCTGGCCGGTGTTTCCGTTTACCTCATACTCTGCGGAACCGGTCTTTCCCGCTACCGTGTAGCTGTCGTTCCACAAATAAGAGCCGGTACCGCCCTCCACAACACTCTGCATATAGCTCTTTAAAATATCCGCCTCCTGCGCGGAAATGATCCGCTTATATTCGATCGGCTTTGTTTCGTTTACTTCCACGCCTTCCGTATTTTCCACGCGCTGTACAAAATACGGATACATCATAACGCCGTCATTAGCGATCGTGCTGACGATCAGTGCCATATGGAACGGGGAAACCAGCGTATCTCCCTGCCCGATGGAGGTCGTCATGATATCGCCGTAGGACGAATTGCTGTTCAGCACAAACTGGCTGCTGCTGTACGGCATCAGAGTCGGCAAATCGCCGTTAAACAAAAACTTTTCACAGAGGTCGCCAAATTTATCCAGGTCAAGCTGCAGTCCGATGTTGGCAAACGAAGTATTGCAGGAATGCTGGAAGGACTGCTGCAGATTCTCATAGCCGTGTACCTCTCCGTCATAGCACTGGATGGTCACATCGTTCTGCGTGATATATCCGTCGCACTGGAAGGTGTAATTCTCATAATCATTCCCCGCCTCATGCTCCTGGATATACTCAAGCGCCGTCAGAATCTTAAAGGTAGAACCCGGCGGATAGAGTCCCTGCGTCGCGCGGTTTAAGAGCGGACTGTGCGCATCCTCCGCGATTAAGTATTCCCACTGCTCCTCCATCGCATTCGGGTCAAAATCCGGATGCGATACCATCGCCAGCACCGCGCCGGTATCCGGCTCCATCACAACGACCGCGCCGCGGTATGCGCCCAGCGCCGTCGACGCCGCCTGCTGCAGGCGCGTATCCAGCGTGAGGATCAGACTGTCTCCCCGCACTTTTTCGTTGTTCACGCCCTTGCCCACCTGGTCGACAATCGAGGTATTTGACGTCAGCAGATCACTGTTGTACATCGCCTCAATGCCGGACTTTCCGTTCGTGGTATAGCCCACTACATGGGCAAACGTACTGCCGTAGGGGTAGATGCGCGTCTCATTTCCGTCGGCGTCCACATCCGTTCCGGCAAGCACCTCGCCGTCCGCCGAATATATTGAACCGCGCACGACGTACTGCTTCTGTTCCTCCGCCTTGGTGTTGTTCGGATTCGCCTTCAGCTCATCAGAAAGCGAGATCTGAAAATATGCCATATAACCGACAAGCGCCAGAAACATGGCGGAAAACATATACGCCACCCGCCCGTACACCCGGTTCCGCTGTTTCTTTGAAACCGGCTTCTCCGGCGGCGGCAGCTCTTTATCCTCCGGAAGCGGCGGTATCTGATACGGGTCCCCGTTCTGTCCGTTCCGGTACCCGTCCTCTCCCTGCCGCTGCGTCAGAAATTCGGGGACCTCCACCTCATGCTCCGAAAAATCTCCGGGATTCCAGTTCCCTTTCCCTGTCTCTTTCAATTTGCTCCTCCTCGTCTTCACGCAGAATATAAAGTCCCTGTATAATCGAAAACATCAGAACGGTACTCAGCATGGAGCTTCCGCCGTAGCTGACAAGCGGCAGCGTCACACCGGTCATCGGGATAAACTTCATCGCTCCGCCAATCGTCAGAAATACCTGCACTGCATACATGGTGCCAAGACCAAGCGCCACCAGCCGGTAAAAGCGGTTGGAAAGCCGCATGGCAATGTTTACAAACATGATATAGCAGCTCATGCAGATAAGAATCAGACAGATGGCAAAAATACCGCCCAGCTCCTCCGCAATCGCCGCAAACATGAAATCCTGCTCCACGATCGGGATATTATCCGGGCTGCCCTGCATCAGACCGGTACCAAACCAGCCGCCCGCCGCGATGGAAAAAAGCGACTGCGCCACCTGATAGCCCTGATTTGCATAGTCTGCAAACGGATCCTGCCATATCTGCACACGCACGCGCACATGGGAGAACAGATGATACGCTCCCACCGCCGCCACAGAGCCGGCGCCAAGCCCGGCGAACAGATACAGACAGTTCCGCGTCGCCACATACAGCATAATCAGATACGTGATGAAAAAAATCAGCGCGCTTCCAAGGTCAGTCGAATAAACCAGAATCAGCACATGCAGCGCCGCCACCACCGTGGCTATCACAATATCACGGAACCGCTTTGCCTTGCCGAGCATACCGGCAATGGCAAACACGAAAATAATCTTTACAAATTCCGACGGCTGTACACTGATGCCTCCAAAAGAAAAGCCAAGCTTCGAACCGTAGGTT
This is a stretch of genomic DNA from Marvinbryantia formatexigens DSM 14469. It encodes these proteins:
- a CDS encoding FtsW/RodA/SpoVE family cell cycle protein, whose product is MVNLIIQFSRYAILILMTIYTMQSFLVFGKKDEEDKEFLFLQQNLMMFIIHFIAFMVMYLQTEETELLFFYGAQFIYLAATLVFFRNLYPRASKLVVNHMCMLITVGFIMLTRLSYEQALKQFQIVAASTAVGLVVPVIIRKVRILTKWTWLYAAAGIGMLGIVAVAANETYGSKLGFSFGGISVQPSEFVKIIFVFAIAGMLGKAKRFRDIVIATVVAALHVLILVYSTDLGSALIFFITYLIMLYVATRNCLYLFAGLGAGSVAAVGAYHLFSHVRVRVQIWQDPFADYANQGYQVAQSLFSIAAGGWFGTGLMQGSPDNIPIVEQDFMFAAIAEELGGIFAICLILICMSCYIMFVNIAMRLSNRFYRLVALGLGTMYAVQVFLTIGGAMKFIPMTGVTLPLVSYGGSSMLSTVLMFSIIQGLYILREDEEEQIERDRERELESRRFFGA
- a CDS encoding peptidoglycan D,D-transpeptidase FtsI family protein codes for the protein MKETGKGNWNPGDFSEHEVEVPEFLTQRQGEDGYRNGQNGDPYQIPPLPEDKELPPPEKPVSKKQRNRVYGRVAYMFSAMFLALVGYMAYFQISLSDELKANPNNTKAEEQKQYVVRGSIYSADGEVLAGTDVDADGNETRIYPYGSTFAHVVGYTTNGKSGIEAMYNSDLLTSNTSIVDQVGKGVNNEKVRGDSLILTLDTRLQQAASTALGAYRGAVVVMEPDTGAVLAMVSHPDFDPNAMEEQWEYLIAEDAHSPLLNRATQGLYPPGSTFKILTALEYIQEHEAGNDYENYTFQCDGYITQNDVTIQCYDGEVHGYENLQQSFQHSCNTSFANIGLQLDLDKFGDLCEKFLFNGDLPTLMPYSSSQFVLNSNSSYGDIMTTSIGQGDTLVSPFHMALIVSTIANDGVMMYPYFVQRVENTEGVEVNETKPIEYKRIISAQEADILKSYMQSVVEGGTGSYLWNDSYTVAGKTGSAEYEVNGNTGQEAEYSTHSWFVGFSNVEDPDIVVSVIAEDGGTGSAAAVPIAKAVFDAYYNNQW